A DNA window from Nerophis ophidion isolate RoL-2023_Sa linkage group LG13, RoL_Noph_v1.0, whole genome shotgun sequence contains the following coding sequences:
- the cbln18 gene encoding cerebellin 18 yields MLVSPLLILLGVVSLHGCAEAQSINQILKDSAIHMEDTLLCGAWDCDCTFNRLRGCCCAANDLFRVEDETFRRLASLGDGIAMLRGRVGALTAGIKIAFKAGIDPYLLTTSDEKCFGPFNTNVPIPYTLVTLNDGNGYNPSLGVFTAPHAGVYVFSCTVYSAVNLNQRLYHKVVMVKNGEVLTSVWEDNREDAEDSGSHTLTVEMQRGDQVYMELESGRKLCTNLYSNVFTGYMLYAYTDE; encoded by the exons aTGCTTGTATCACCCCTTTTGATCCTATTGGGGGTGGTCTCTCTCCATGGTTGTGCTGAGGCCCAGTCCATCAACCAAATACTCAAAGATAGCGCTA TCCACATGGAAGACACCCTGCTCTGTGGCGCGTGGGACTGCGACTGTACCTTTAACCGCCTGCGCGGGTGCTGTTGCGCGGCCAACGACTTGTTCCGAGTTGAGGACGAAACCTTCAGGAGGCTGGCGTCTTTGGGGGACGGTATCGCCATGCTCAGGGGCAGAGTGGGCGCTTTAACCG CTGGCATTAAGATTGCCTTCAAAGCCGGTATAGACCCATATCTGTTAACGACTTCTGATGAAAAATGCTTTGGGCCTTTCAACACCAATGTACCGATACCTTACACTCTTGTGACTCTGAATGACGGCAATGGATACAACCCTTCTCTGG GCGTCTTCACAGCGCCACATGCCGGAGTTTATGTCTTCTCCTGCACCGTCTACTCAGCGGTGAACTTGAACCAGCGCCTGTACCACAAA GTTGTGATGGTGAAGAATGGCGAGGTGCTGACCAGCGTGTGGGAGGACAATCGAGAAGATGCTGAAGACAGCGGCAGTCAT ACGCTTACTGTGGAGATGCAGAGAGGCGATCAGGTGTACATGGAGCTGGAGTCTGGAAGAAAACTCTGTACAAATCTATACTCTAATGTCTTTACTGGTTACATGCTGTATGCTTACACAGATGAGTAA
- the nudt8 gene encoding nucleoside diphosphate-linked moiety X motif 8 isoform X1: MQCFQLSSMFRGPQMGIGSLLRLIEAHTSSGWHLKESFLHTETVSRLKKGFLFSTNCENQFQQEDSFQDLNSKVPAKSKLLYSFWKHTEVEDYVQNPKIVNAHQDFVSGLPPWRRRVNIFKPSHSHFTNKSYGNHFSYGQRSLQWLKVQNKAQAYCHSFNQTRAVLGAWSDCLTQENEKRCRQLLGPNVTMYKVDKKTKGSLSKGKSQGRWASILVSLCSVGNEPAFLFTLRSRTLTGRHKGDVSFAGGKSDPSDTDVVATALREAREELGVSVSSERVWGVLKPLRDMSGMMVAPVLANVGPFEELSFNPNPGEVEEIFTLSVPHLCDPRNRGYTHFRTGDKYGYTLPVFRNGKHRVWGLTAVALDQTLKFLVPPHLQ; encoded by the exons ATGCAGTGTTTTCAACTTTCCAG CATGTTCCGGGGCCCACAGATGGGGATTGGGTCGTTGCTTCGACTAATTGAGGCCCACACAAGTTCTGGATGGCATCTAAAAGAATCCTTCCTGCACACAGAAACTGTATCCCGTCTAAAAAAGGGCTTTCTTTTTAGCACTAACTGTGAAAATCAATTTCAGCAAGAGGACTCATTTCAAGACCTTAACTCCAAGGTCCCTGCAAAGTCCAAACTATTGTATTCTTTTTGGAAGCACACTGAAGTGGAGGATTATGTCCAGAACCCAAAAATTGTGAATGCGCATCAGGACTTTGTATCCGGTCTTCCACCCTGGAGAAGACGTGTGAACATTTTCAAGCCGTCGCACTCGCATTTCACTAATAAAAGTTACGGTAATCATTTCAGTTATGGACAAAGATCTTTACAATGGTTAAAAGTCCAGAACAAAGCACAAGCCTATTGCCACTCTTTTAACCAAACCAGAGCAGTTCTTGGAGCTTGGAGTGATTGTCTAACACAGGAAAATGAAAAGAGGTGTCGACAACTCCTGGGGCCCAATGTGACAATGTATAAAGTGGACAAAAAGACAAAAGGCAGTCTGAGCAAAGGAAAAAGTCAGGGAAGATGGGCGTCCATTCTAGTGTCTCTCTGTAGTGTAGGAAATGAACCGGCATTTCTCTTCACGCTGCGCTCCAGAACGCTCACGGGCAGGCACAAAGGAGACGTCAG CTTTGCAGGGGGCAAGAGTGATCCGTCAGACACTGATGTGGTGGCCACTGCACTGAGGGAGGCACGAGAGGAGCTAGGTGTCAGTGTCTCTTCAGAAAGGGTGTGGGGTGTTCTCAAGCCTCTTAGGGACATG TCAGGGATGATGGTTGCTCCTGTGCTGGCTAATGTTGGTCCTTTTGAGGAGTTATCCTTCAATCCAAACCCAGGAGAG GTGGAAGAGATTTTCACATTGTCCGTGCCCCATTTGTGCGACCCTCGAAACCGTGGCTACACACACTTCCGCACAGGGGACAAGTACGGCTACACGTTGCCGGTGTTTCGTAACGGGAAGCATCGAGTGTGGGGACTGACTGCTGTTGCCTTAGACCAGACGCTGAAGTTTCTTGTCCCGCCACACCTGCAGTGA
- the LOC133564558 gene encoding E3 ubiquitin-protein ligase TRIM11-like, which translates to MAAAAWSEEETFVCSVCLESLNDPATLPCGHSYCLACIQRHWDKGDSKGQYRCPQCRQRFDPRPALAKSTVLVEAMEKLRTITLTHEAEYTRKALAQAVQVNELFDSQMCFVSHLKGLIHEVVQESVRLCLEHEALSRLANMQDHTCFPKNFFTMEQAGGACAIPEVSVLSRVNEHSATAPSVTPDDDHGQATVQNTVYEMLNPVPPPRPQGHDVSTKPPCQLPVSLLPPQPFCQLQEFSVTTVGLVSPEPKTREELLKFRFKPTMDPDTVFRHILLSDGGHKATLQVENLNLADHPERFQYWKQLLCKEPLAGSPYYWEVEWTGQKITIGVAYREMDRKCTDEKSRLGHNPYSWTLYCSETGFIFWHNGHGKVLCSLKSRRIGTYLDQHAGILAFYCITNNQADLIHRHMNLFTGPLYPGFRFCEIGATITICHLE; encoded by the exons ATGGCGGCCGCTGCCTGGTCTGAAGAAGAGACCTTTGTGTGCTCCGTATGCCTGGAGAGCCTGAATGACCCAGCAACTCTACCCTGTGGACACTCTTACTGTTTGGCTTGTATCCAACGCCACTGGGACAAAGGGGACAGCAAGGGCCAGTACAGATGCCCCCAATGCCGGCAGCGCTTCGATCCTCGACCTGCACTGGCTAAGAGCACGGTTCTCGTGGAAGCTATGGAGAAGCTGAGGACCATAACCCTCACACATGAGGCAGAGTACACACGTAAG GCTTTGGCCCAGGCTGTGCAGGTCAATGAGCTTTTTGACAGTCAGATGTGTTTCGTAAGCCATCTTAAGGGCCTGATCCACGAAGTGGTGCAGGAATCGGTCCGACTCTGCTTGGAGCATGAGGCGCTAAGCAGGCTGGCAAACATGCAGGACCACACCTGCTTTCCAAag aATTTCTTCACCATGGAGCAGGCAGGTGGAGCATGTGCCATCCCAGAAGTGTCAGTactgagcagag TGAACGAGCACTCCGCCACAGCACCAAGCGTAACTCCAGATGATGATCATGGACAGGCCACTGTACAAAACACTG TTTACGAAATGCTGAATCCTGTACCCCCGCCACGACCCCAAG GTCATGATGTGTCAACCAAGCCTCCATGTCAGCTTCCAGTCT CTCTACTGCCACCACAGCCGTTTTGTCAGCTTCAAG AATTCTCTGTAACAACAGTGGGACTGGTCAGTCCAGAACCAAAGACGAGAGAAGAATTACTCAAAT TTCGCTTTAAGCCCACCATGGACCCTGACACAGTGTTTCGGCATATACTGCTGTCAGATGGAGGACATAAGGCCACATTGCAAGTGGAAAACCTGAACCTGGCTGACCACCCTGAACGTTTTCAGTACTGGAAGCAGCTTCTGTGCAAAGAACCACTGGCTGGCAGCCCTTACTACTGGGAggtggagtggacaggacaaaAG ATTACCATTGGCGTGGCCTACAGGGAGATGGATCGGAAATGTACTGATGAAAAGAGCCGTTTGGGCCACAATCCCTATTCCTGGACGTTGTACTGCTCTGAGACAGGTTTCATCTTCTGGCACAATGGTCATGGAAAAGTTCTGTGCTCGCTCAAAAGCAGGAGGATTGGTACCTATTTGGACCAGCATGCAGGAATTCTGGCCTTTTACTGCATCACCAACAACCAGGCTGACCTCATCCACAGACATATGAACCTGTTCACTGGCCCATTGTATCCAGGATTCAGGTTCTGTGAAATTGGAGCTACAATCACAATCTGCCATTTGGAGTGA
- the nudt8 gene encoding nucleoside diphosphate-linked moiety X motif 8 isoform X2, translated as MFRGPQMGIGSLLRLIEAHTSSGWHLKESFLHTETVSRLKKGFLFSTNCENQFQQEDSFQDLNSKVPAKSKLLYSFWKHTEVEDYVQNPKIVNAHQDFVSGLPPWRRRVNIFKPSHSHFTNKSYGNHFSYGQRSLQWLKVQNKAQAYCHSFNQTRAVLGAWSDCLTQENEKRCRQLLGPNVTMYKVDKKTKGSLSKGKSQGRWASILVSLCSVGNEPAFLFTLRSRTLTGRHKGDVSFAGGKSDPSDTDVVATALREAREELGVSVSSERVWGVLKPLRDMSGMMVAPVLANVGPFEELSFNPNPGEVEEIFTLSVPHLCDPRNRGYTHFRTGDKYGYTLPVFRNGKHRVWGLTAVALDQTLKFLVPPHLQ; from the exons ATGTTCCGGGGCCCACAGATGGGGATTGGGTCGTTGCTTCGACTAATTGAGGCCCACACAAGTTCTGGATGGCATCTAAAAGAATCCTTCCTGCACACAGAAACTGTATCCCGTCTAAAAAAGGGCTTTCTTTTTAGCACTAACTGTGAAAATCAATTTCAGCAAGAGGACTCATTTCAAGACCTTAACTCCAAGGTCCCTGCAAAGTCCAAACTATTGTATTCTTTTTGGAAGCACACTGAAGTGGAGGATTATGTCCAGAACCCAAAAATTGTGAATGCGCATCAGGACTTTGTATCCGGTCTTCCACCCTGGAGAAGACGTGTGAACATTTTCAAGCCGTCGCACTCGCATTTCACTAATAAAAGTTACGGTAATCATTTCAGTTATGGACAAAGATCTTTACAATGGTTAAAAGTCCAGAACAAAGCACAAGCCTATTGCCACTCTTTTAACCAAACCAGAGCAGTTCTTGGAGCTTGGAGTGATTGTCTAACACAGGAAAATGAAAAGAGGTGTCGACAACTCCTGGGGCCCAATGTGACAATGTATAAAGTGGACAAAAAGACAAAAGGCAGTCTGAGCAAAGGAAAAAGTCAGGGAAGATGGGCGTCCATTCTAGTGTCTCTCTGTAGTGTAGGAAATGAACCGGCATTTCTCTTCACGCTGCGCTCCAGAACGCTCACGGGCAGGCACAAAGGAGACGTCAG CTTTGCAGGGGGCAAGAGTGATCCGTCAGACACTGATGTGGTGGCCACTGCACTGAGGGAGGCACGAGAGGAGCTAGGTGTCAGTGTCTCTTCAGAAAGGGTGTGGGGTGTTCTCAAGCCTCTTAGGGACATG TCAGGGATGATGGTTGCTCCTGTGCTGGCTAATGTTGGTCCTTTTGAGGAGTTATCCTTCAATCCAAACCCAGGAGAG GTGGAAGAGATTTTCACATTGTCCGTGCCCCATTTGTGCGACCCTCGAAACCGTGGCTACACACACTTCCGCACAGGGGACAAGTACGGCTACACGTTGCCGGTGTTTCGTAACGGGAAGCATCGAGTGTGGGGACTGACTGCTGTTGCCTTAGACCAGACGCTGAAGTTTCTTGTCCCGCCACACCTGCAGTGA